The genomic region CGTACGCCTACGGCGACTCGGCGACGAAGGTCTCACCCGGCTCGGCGGCCGGTAACCAGGCACTTGCCGGCGTCGACACCCCCGCCCAGATGATCGCCAAGTACCGGCTCGGCGGGCTGATCCTGGTCGGCTTCAGCGCCGACGACCCGACAAAGGGCAACCAGGAGACCACGAACGTCGACAACCCCAAGCAGGTCCACGAGCTGACCGGTGGGCTGCGCGAGGCCGCCGGTCGTCTGGCCGCCGGCCCGGCGCCCTTCCTGATCGGCACCGACCAGGAGTACGGCGTCGTCACCCGCGTCACCGACGGCGTCACGCTGCTGCCCAGCGCCCTGGCGGCCGGTGCGGCGGGCGACCCCAAGCTGACCGAGAACGCCTGGCGGGCCGCCGGCACCGAACTCGCCGCGATGGGCATCAACGTCGACTTCGCCCCGGTCGCCGACGTACTGGCCACCCGCAGCAAGGTCATCGGCTCCCGCTCGTACGGCTCCGACCCGAAGATCGCCGCCGCGCAGGTCGGCGGGGCCGTCCGGGGTCTGCAGGCAAGTGGCGTCGCGGCCACCCTGAAGCACTTCCCGGGGCACGGGCACAGCGCCGACGACTCGCACCAGGACCTGCCCGTGCTCACCCAGTCCGCCGAGGCGCTGCGCACCGGGGCGTGGCCGCCGTTCACCGCAGGCATCGACGCCGGGGCCATGGCCGTGATGTCGGCACACCTGGACGTGCGGGCCGTCGACCCGGGCACCCCGGCGACCTTCTCGCACAAACTGCTCACCGACGTGCTGCGCGGCCAACTCGGCTTCAAGGGCGTCGTGATCACCGACGGGATGAACATGCCGCCGGCGAAGCGCTGGGCGCCCGGCGAGGCCGCCGTCCGGGCGTTGAACGCCGGCAACGACCTGATCCTCATGACCCCGAACGTCGGCCAGGCGTTCGACGGGCTGCTCGCCGCGCTGCGCGGCGGATCACTGCCCCGCACCAGGCTGGTCGAGGCGGTGACCCGGGTCCTGACCATGAAGTTCCGGCTCGCGGACGCCCCGGCCGCGCAGATGTCAACGCTCAACTCCCCGGCGCACCGGGCGGCGGCGGAGGCGCTGGCCGCCGGTGCCGTCACAGTGCTGCGTGGCGAGTGCGGCAAGGCGGTACGCGGGCCGGTCACCGTCACCTCCTCGGGTGGACGGGACGGCACCCGGGCGGCGCTGACCGCCGCGCTCACCGCTGCCGGCGTGGCAGTGAAGCCGAGTGGCGGCACTGTGGTGCACCTCGTCGGCTACGGCGACGGCGCCGACGATCTACGCGCCGACGCGGCGGTCACCGTCGCCATGGACACCCCGTACGTGCTGGCCGGGGCGGCGTCGCCCACGCTGCTGGCGACGTACTCCTCCAGTCGGGCGTCGATGACCGCGCTGGCGGCCGTGCTGGCCGGCAAGGCCCGGCCCGGCGGCCGGTCCCCGGTTGCCGTGTCGGGCCTGCCCGCCACGACCTGCGGCACCTGACCCCGGGGGCGCGACGCTGAACCGACACCGGCCGGCGCGGCGCCCCTGACGCCGTTCTGCGGCGCGGAAATTGTGTCGCGGCAGGCCAGGTGATCTGGGACCCTCTGCCGCATGCCAGCACCAGAGGGATTCCGGTACGACCAGCGGGCCGACGGCACCGTGGTGATCATCCATCACGGGCGGGTGGCGAGCACGCTGCGCGGCGGCCGGGCAGCGGAGTTCCTCGCCGAGGTCGACGACGACCCGCAGTTGGTGATGGCCCGCTGGACGGGCAACTACCGCCGGGGCAACGAGCGCACCGCCAAGCGGCACCCCCGCAACCGGGCCTGAAACGACACCTGGCCCTGTCCCGTCGCCAGGCGACAGGACAGGGCCACTGCTCACCCGCTGCCGCGGGCGGTGGTGTCAGGGTCGCGTGAAGACCAGCGCCACGTTGTGACCGCCGAAGCCGAACGCGTTGTTCAACGCGGCCGGGATCTCCATGGGCCGTGCCTTCTGGGCTGCCACGTCCAGGGTGAGGCCGTCGTCCGGGTCCTCCAGGTTGACAGTCGGAGGGACGACACTGTCGCGGATGGCGAGGATCGTGGCGATCGACTCCAGCGCGCCGGCCGCACCGAGCAGGTGACCGGTCATCGACTTGGTCGCCGCCAGCACCGGGTGATCGCCGAGCGCCTTGTGCAGCGCGCCGATCTCCAGCATGTCGCCGACCGGGGTCGACGTGGCATGCGCGTTGACGTGCACGATGTCCTGCTTGGCGACGTCCGCGTCCGCGATCGCCTTGCCGATGGCACGGATCGCGCCCTCGCCCTCGGCGTGCGGCTGCACCATGTCGTACGCGTCGGAGGTGATACCCGCTCCGGCGAGCCGCGCGTACACCCGGGCGCCCCGGGCGGCGGCGTGGTCGGCGCGTTCCAGCACCACGACGCCCGCGCCCTCGCCGAGGACGAAGCCGTCTCGGCCCTTGTCCCACGGACGGGAGGCCC from Micromonospora profundi harbors:
- a CDS encoding glycoside hydrolase family 3 protein; its protein translation is MGGVPIRPRRAGIAVAALTALLVSGCSGTPERPDPSPSPAATSAAPSTAAATPAAADPAARAAALVATLSDEDLVGQVLMPYAYGDSATKVSPGSAAGNQALAGVDTPAQMIAKYRLGGLILVGFSADDPTKGNQETTNVDNPKQVHELTGGLREAAGRLAAGPAPFLIGTDQEYGVVTRVTDGVTLLPSALAAGAAGDPKLTENAWRAAGTELAAMGINVDFAPVADVLATRSKVIGSRSYGSDPKIAAAQVGGAVRGLQASGVAATLKHFPGHGHSADDSHQDLPVLTQSAEALRTGAWPPFTAGIDAGAMAVMSAHLDVRAVDPGTPATFSHKLLTDVLRGQLGFKGVVITDGMNMPPAKRWAPGEAAVRALNAGNDLILMTPNVGQAFDGLLAALRGGSLPRTRLVEAVTRVLTMKFRLADAPAAQMSTLNSPAHRAAAEALAAGAVTVLRGECGKAVRGPVTVTSSGGRDGTRAALTAALTAAGVAVKPSGGTVVHLVGYGDGADDLRADAAVTVAMDTPYVLAGAASPTLLATYSSSRASMTALAAVLAGKARPGGRSPVAVSGLPATTCGT